One segment of Vespa velutina chromosome 17, iVesVel2.1, whole genome shotgun sequence DNA contains the following:
- the LOC124955156 gene encoding gamma-interferon-inducible lysosomal thiol reductase-like isoform X2 translates to MSICLQSLWISLHIEGEFLGSEVRIIEKEVNAKEIVHITVYYETLCPDSRSFFVYHLLPTYVKLKESVQITLIPYGKATTTQKDHTYEFKCQHGPIECQGNIIHACAIDLIKDQSLLLNYLSCMIKNNIDPENIMEICAQKMNVDSNVISKCYSGAKGKELLAKYGELTSALKPRISFIPTISLNDSVKDQAKILKNLLQEVCLLFKIKPEGCL, encoded by the exons atgtctaTATGTTTGCAATCTTTATGGATAAGTTTACACATTG AAG gagaatttTTGGGAAGCGAAGTAAGGATAATAGAGAAGGAAGTTAATGCAAAAGAAATAGTTCATATAACTGTATATTATGAGACGCTGTGTCCTGATTCACGAAGTTTTTTTGTATATCATTTATTGCCAACTTATGTGAAACTAAAGGAAAGTGTACAGATCACATTGATACCATATGGAAAAGCTACG aCAACACAAAAGGATCATACTTATGAATTTAAATGTCAACACGGACCAATTGAATGCCaaggaaatataatacatGCATGCGCCATTGATCTTATAAAAGATCAATCACTTCTATTGAATTACTTATCTTgcatgattaaaaataatatagatccAGAAAATATCATGGAAATTTGTGCACAGAAAATGAATGTGGATTCTAATGTCATTTCCAAATGTTATTCCggagcaaaaggaaaagaacttTTAGCTAAATACGGAGAATTGACAAGTGCTCTTAAGCcacgaatttcttttatacctACAATCTCTCTTAATgat aGCGTTAAGGACCAGGCTAAAATCTTGAAAAACTTATTACAAGAAGTGTGTTTACTGTTTAAAATCAAACCTGAAGGTTGTCTATGA
- the LOC124955156 gene encoding gamma-interferon-inducible lysosomal thiol reductase-like isoform X1 — MGLGSFRWKLLLIVIIIIFLWQSSKIWLSFAQDHVTEGEFLGSEVRIIEKEVNAKEIVHITVYYETLCPDSRSFFVYHLLPTYVKLKESVQITLIPYGKATTTQKDHTYEFKCQHGPIECQGNIIHACAIDLIKDQSLLLNYLSCMIKNNIDPENIMEICAQKMNVDSNVISKCYSGAKGKELLAKYGELTSALKPRISFIPTISLNDSVKDQAKILKNLLQEVCLLFKIKPEGCL, encoded by the exons ATGGGGTTAGGTAGTTTTCGATGGAAACTATTGctgattgttattataattatatttctatggCAATCTTCAAAAATATGGTTATCGTTTGCACAAGATCATGTTACAGAAG gagaatttTTGGGAAGCGAAGTAAGGATAATAGAGAAGGAAGTTAATGCAAAAGAAATAGTTCATATAACTGTATATTATGAGACGCTGTGTCCTGATTCACGAAGTTTTTTTGTATATCATTTATTGCCAACTTATGTGAAACTAAAGGAAAGTGTACAGATCACATTGATACCATATGGAAAAGCTACG aCAACACAAAAGGATCATACTTATGAATTTAAATGTCAACACGGACCAATTGAATGCCaaggaaatataatacatGCATGCGCCATTGATCTTATAAAAGATCAATCACTTCTATTGAATTACTTATCTTgcatgattaaaaataatatagatccAGAAAATATCATGGAAATTTGTGCACAGAAAATGAATGTGGATTCTAATGTCATTTCCAAATGTTATTCCggagcaaaaggaaaagaacttTTAGCTAAATACGGAGAATTGACAAGTGCTCTTAAGCcacgaatttcttttatacctACAATCTCTCTTAATgat aGCGTTAAGGACCAGGCTAAAATCTTGAAAAACTTATTACAAGAAGTGTGTTTACTGTTTAAAATCAAACCTGAAGGTTGTCTATGA
- the LOC124955158 gene encoding calmodulin isoform X1 → MADQLTEEQIAEFKEAFSLFDKDGDGTITTKELGTVMRSLGQNPTEAELQDMINEVDADGNGTIDFPEFLTMMARKMKDTDSEEEIREAFRVFDKDGNGFISAAELRHVMTNLGEKLTDEEVDEMIREADIDGDGQVNYEEFVTMMTSK, encoded by the exons ATG GCCGACCAACTGACGGAGGAACAAATCGCAGAATTCAAGGAGGCATTTTCGCTATTTGACAAAGATGGCGATGGTACTATAACTACCAAAGAATTGGGTACCGTTATGCGATCTCTTGGTCAAAATCCCACGGAAGCTGAGCTTCAAGATATGATTAACGAAGTGGATGCAGATg GTAATGGCACCATCGACTTCCCGGAATTTTTGACCATGATGGCACGCAAAATGAAAGATACTGACAGTGAAGAGGAAATAAGGGAGGCGTTCAGAGTGTTTGATAAAGATGGTAACGGTTTCATATCCGCGGCAGAACTTAGACACGTCATGACAAATCTTGGAGAAAAGCTTACCGACGAAGAGGTCGACGAAATGATTCGAGAGGCTGACATCGATGGAGACGGCCAAGTTAATTACGAAG AATTCGTCACAATGATGACATCAAAGTGA
- the LOC124955158 gene encoding calmodulin-alpha isoform X2 yields the protein MADQLTEEQIAEFKEAFSLFDKDGDGTITTKELGTVMRSLGQNPTEAELQDMINEVDADGNGTIDFPEFLTMMARKMKDTDSEEEIREAFRVFDKDGNGFISAAELRHVMTNLGEKLTDEEVDEMIREADIDGDGQVNYEEIPSVICR from the exons ATG GCCGACCAACTGACGGAGGAACAAATCGCAGAATTCAAGGAGGCATTTTCGCTATTTGACAAAGATGGCGATGGTACTATAACTACCAAAGAATTGGGTACCGTTATGCGATCTCTTGGTCAAAATCCCACGGAAGCTGAGCTTCAAGATATGATTAACGAAGTGGATGCAGATg GTAATGGCACCATCGACTTCCCGGAATTTTTGACCATGATGGCACGCAAAATGAAAGATACTGACAGTGAAGAGGAAATAAGGGAGGCGTTCAGAGTGTTTGATAAAGATGGTAACGGTTTCATATCCGCGGCAGAACTTAGACACGTCATGACAAATCTTGGAGAAAAGCTTACCGACGAAGAGGTCGACGAAATGATTCGAGAGGCTGACATCGATGGAGACGGCCAAGTTAATTACGAAG AAATACCTAGTGTCATTTGCAGATGA